A window from Chryseobacterium vaccae encodes these proteins:
- a CDS encoding T9SS type A sorting domain-containing protein, producing the protein MKKLNFILFAVIGVMGYAQPSITRAGVDRINVPITFRADDFTATSISAGPAGANMTWNFSAYNAVNVTTYTTNACPGQANCFRFPGANRITKPAQAEVYEFVSMTDTEATMLGTYSGPTVGEGTSTYTDPLIEYKFPITYQQQFDDTYQFNGVSATSNMSESGQVSFVADGYGTVITPVGTFSNVMRVKRIRSATQTIPGLPPATYNLESYQWISQNEGVVLSFTINTATFNGSSTTTKLMSYLVPGSLSTAETKSRSSDIAVYPNPSADFVTLKSKEDIKKITVNSLDGKVMLTAENSRNIDISGLPKGVYILQGTLKNGTSVSKKVIKK; encoded by the coding sequence ATGAAAAAGCTAAACTTTATTTTATTTGCTGTTATCGGGGTAATGGGATACGCCCAGCCTTCGATAACGAGAGCAGGAGTAGATCGTATTAACGTTCCTATTACATTCCGGGCTGATGATTTTACAGCTACTTCTATCAGTGCAGGACCTGCGGGAGCTAATATGACCTGGAACTTTTCTGCATACAACGCAGTGAATGTCACAACATACACTACCAATGCCTGTCCGGGGCAGGCCAATTGTTTCAGGTTTCCCGGAGCTAACAGAATCACTAAGCCGGCACAGGCAGAAGTTTATGAGTTTGTCTCCATGACAGATACAGAAGCAACGATGCTCGGAACCTATTCTGGACCGACTGTAGGGGAAGGAACCTCAACCTATACTGATCCATTAATCGAATATAAGTTTCCGATTACTTATCAGCAGCAGTTTGATGATACGTATCAGTTCAACGGAGTTTCTGCAACAAGCAATATGAGTGAGTCGGGGCAAGTATCCTTTGTTGCGGATGGTTACGGAACAGTGATTACCCCCGTTGGGACTTTTTCCAATGTGATGAGGGTTAAAAGAATAAGATCAGCCACACAAACTATTCCGGGATTACCCCCGGCAACCTATAACCTTGAATCCTATCAATGGATCAGCCAGAATGAAGGAGTTGTGTTGAGTTTTACGATCAATACTGCTACTTTCAATGGAAGTTCCACTACTACAAAATTAATGTCTTACCTTGTTCCAGGGTCTTTATCAACTGCGGAAACAAAAAGCAGATCATCAGATATTGCAGTATATCCAAATCCAAGTGCAGATTTTGTTACCTTAAAATCAAAAGAAGATATTAAAAAGATAACGGTTAATTCTTTGGATGGAAAAGTCATGCTGACAGCTGAAAACAGTAGAAATATTGATATTTCAGGCTTGCCTAAAGGGGTATACATTTTACAGGGAACCTTAAAGAACGGAACTTCAGTATCGAAAAAAGTAATTAAAAAATAA
- a CDS encoding helix-turn-helix domain-containing protein, with amino-acid sequence MEKKEHIPLKISSISELHNMLQLAKPLHPLVSLIDNSTMKINKELLNRSFIMNFYKISYKFSENGKMGYGQGYYDFNEGGMMFTSPGQILFTDTEAEYCGYTILIHPDFIRNYPLAKNIKKFGFFSYDTNEALHLSDQEKTIITGLLDNIKNELNTAIDEISQDVIVSYIEVLLNYSNRFYKRQFITRKTVGGDLLSKMETILDDYFNQQETLTNGLPTVEYLASSLHLSPHYLSDMLRNLTGQNAQQHIHEKLIEKAKEYLISTSFSVSEVAYALGFEHPQSFNKLFKKKTDKTPLSFRQSFN; translated from the coding sequence ATGGAAAAGAAAGAACACATTCCGCTGAAAATCTCATCCATATCAGAACTGCACAACATGTTACAGCTTGCCAAGCCGCTTCATCCTCTGGTGAGCCTGATAGACAATTCCACAATGAAGATCAATAAGGAATTGTTGAACCGAAGTTTTATTATGAATTTCTATAAGATCTCCTACAAATTTTCGGAGAATGGAAAGATGGGATATGGGCAGGGATATTATGATTTTAATGAAGGAGGTATGATGTTCACATCACCAGGACAGATCCTTTTTACTGATACAGAAGCAGAGTACTGCGGGTATACAATACTGATACATCCTGACTTTATCCGTAACTATCCTTTGGCAAAAAACATTAAAAAATTCGGTTTCTTTTCTTATGATACCAATGAAGCCCTTCATCTGTCTGATCAGGAAAAAACAATTATTACAGGACTTCTGGATAATATAAAAAATGAGCTTAATACTGCCATAGATGAAATCAGTCAGGATGTGATTGTTTCCTATATTGAAGTTTTGCTGAATTACAGCAACCGCTTTTATAAGAGACAGTTTATCACAAGGAAAACCGTGGGAGGTGACTTGTTGTCTAAAATGGAAACGATTCTAGATGATTATTTCAATCAGCAGGAAACCCTTACCAATGGTCTTCCGACAGTGGAATATCTGGCATCCAGTCTTCACCTTTCACCGCATTATCTTAGTGATATGCTTCGTAACCTTACTGGGCAGAATGCTCAGCAGCATATTCATGAAAAGCTTATCGAAAAAGCAAAGGAATACCTTATTTCAACCAGTTTTTCAGTATCAGAGGTGGCCTATGCATTGGGATTTGAGCATCCGCAGTCATTTAATAAGCTGTTCAAAAAGAAAACAGACAAGACACCGTTAAGCTTCAGACAATCGTTCAACTAA
- a CDS encoding T9SS type A sorting domain-containing protein, whose amino-acid sequence MRISSSPFTSIITIKGENLKSFELYDISGKLVNKGTFNEKTINLNNLVKGEYILKISTNNNRTTIKKIIKK is encoded by the coding sequence TTGCGGATCAGCTCCTCTCCATTTACCAGTATAATTACTATCAAGGGCGAAAATTTAAAATCTTTTGAGCTCTATGATATTTCGGGAAAATTAGTTAATAAGGGTACTTTTAATGAGAAGACAATTAATTTAAATAATTTGGTAAAAGGTGAGTATATTTTAAAGATATCAACCAACAATAATAGGACCACAATAAAAAAAATCATCAAAAAGTAA
- a CDS encoding winged helix-turn-helix domain-containing protein, whose translation MIKIIHFTFTIDTRKYEYITLTMRKELTLQQLQRATLESQGLTKPLPFGKGKKAVLNALEHLGYIQIDTLSMVERAHHHTLWTRIPDYQPDYLEELVEERKVFEYWFHAASYLPMRDFRFVLPRMNSIKHSESHYYNANPEVMQHVLDVIRIEGPKRARDFESETKKPGSWWNWKPTKLALERLFMQGDLMICGRNGMQKMYDLCERVLPSTVNTTEPSPMEMAEYLVKTHLRAYGFTTLKQITHLRKGEILKKNINEVLQSMLQEGSIQKVAIEGMPSVFIQTTLLEKTFKKPTAGIHLLSPFDNSIIHRDRISQVFNFDFRLECYTPQEKRQYGYFCLPILSGDTFIGRVDCKAHRKDKRLELIHLHIENTRINIDIWVEPFIESVKRFARFNDCESIILTKVSPAERTETFKSVLNFQG comes from the coding sequence ATGATAAAAATAATTCATTTTACATTTACCATTGATACCAGGAAATATGAGTATATTACTTTAACTATGAGAAAAGAATTAACGCTGCAGCAATTACAACGTGCAACATTGGAAAGTCAGGGATTAACAAAGCCTCTTCCGTTCGGGAAAGGGAAAAAAGCAGTACTTAATGCTTTGGAGCATCTCGGGTACATACAGATCGATACGCTCTCAATGGTTGAGCGTGCCCATCATCATACACTCTGGACAAGAATTCCGGATTATCAGCCGGATTACCTGGAAGAATTGGTAGAAGAACGTAAAGTGTTTGAATATTGGTTTCATGCAGCTTCTTATCTTCCCATGAGGGATTTTCGTTTTGTTTTACCCCGGATGAATAGCATTAAGCACAGTGAATCTCATTATTATAACGCCAATCCCGAAGTAATGCAGCATGTTCTTGATGTGATCCGTATTGAAGGCCCTAAAAGAGCAAGAGATTTTGAAAGTGAAACCAAAAAGCCCGGAAGCTGGTGGAACTGGAAACCGACAAAACTGGCTTTGGAAAGACTCTTTATGCAGGGAGACCTGATGATCTGCGGGCGAAACGGCATGCAGAAAATGTATGACCTCTGTGAGAGAGTACTTCCCTCAACCGTTAATACCACAGAACCTTCTCCAATGGAAATGGCAGAATATCTTGTAAAAACACACCTCCGGGCTTATGGTTTTACTACCTTAAAACAAATTACCCATCTCAGAAAAGGGGAAATATTGAAGAAAAATATCAATGAAGTTTTACAGTCCATGCTTCAGGAAGGAAGTATTCAGAAGGTAGCTATTGAAGGGATGCCATCTGTTTTTATACAAACTACACTGCTCGAAAAAACATTCAAAAAACCAACTGCGGGAATACATCTGCTATCCCCCTTTGACAATTCTATTATTCACAGGGACCGTATCAGCCAGGTTTTTAATTTTGATTTCCGCCTTGAGTGCTACACTCCACAGGAAAAAAGACAGTATGGTTATTTCTGTTTACCTATCCTGTCCGGAGACACCTTTATCGGCCGTGTAGATTGTAAAGCTCACAGAAAGGACAAACGTCTTGAACTTATCCATCTGCATATTGAAAATACCCGTATCAATATAGATATATGGGTTGAGCCTTTTATCGAATCCGTGAAACGTTTTGCCAGATTTAATGACTGTGAATCTATCATTCTTACAAAAGTTAGTCCGGCAGAGCGTACTGAGACCTTCAAATCAGTGCTGAATTTTCAGGGATAA
- a CDS encoding 3-oxoacyl-ACP synthase III family protein — protein MTSKIIGVGNYIPPETITNLFFDQHHFINKSGESLKETNAVIAQKLKEITGIEERRYASSHQVTSDLGLIAAQQAIEDSKIDPETLDYIIFAHNFGDVRFGTVQSDTVPSLAARVKHLLKIKNNFCVAYDVLFGCPGWIEGVIQANAFIKSGIAKRCLVIGAETLSRVVDIHDRDSMIYADGAGAVILEACNNESGIQSHLSASYTLNEKDYLYFGKSYNNESCPDTKYIKMDGRKIYEFALINVPEAMKLCLEKSGFSIDSVNKIIIHQANEKMDEAIVKRFYQLHNQPMPENIMPMVIEKLGNSSVATIPSLLKMILNGELPSHQIRRDEVVLFASVGAGMNVNAFVYKF, from the coding sequence ATGACAAGCAAAATAATAGGAGTAGGAAACTATATTCCGCCGGAAACCATTACTAATTTATTTTTTGATCAGCATCATTTTATCAATAAAAGCGGCGAATCATTAAAAGAGACTAATGCCGTTATAGCCCAAAAGCTTAAAGAGATCACGGGAATAGAAGAAAGGAGGTATGCCTCCAGCCATCAGGTCACCTCAGATTTAGGATTGATAGCAGCCCAGCAGGCCATAGAAGATTCAAAAATAGATCCTGAAACATTAGATTACATCATTTTTGCCCATAATTTCGGAGATGTCCGTTTCGGGACGGTTCAGTCTGATACAGTTCCCAGTCTGGCTGCCAGGGTAAAGCATCTTTTAAAGATTAAAAATAACTTTTGTGTAGCCTATGATGTGCTTTTCGGCTGTCCCGGATGGATAGAAGGCGTAATACAGGCCAATGCTTTTATAAAATCAGGGATTGCCAAGCGCTGTCTGGTTATTGGTGCAGAAACTCTTTCCAGAGTGGTAGATATTCATGACAGAGACAGTATGATTTATGCTGATGGTGCCGGAGCAGTTATTCTGGAAGCATGCAACAATGAAAGCGGTATACAGTCTCACTTGTCCGCATCCTATACCCTTAATGAAAAAGATTATCTGTATTTCGGAAAGTCATACAATAATGAAAGCTGCCCAGATACAAAATATATCAAGATGGATGGCCGGAAAATCTATGAATTTGCTCTGATAAATGTACCTGAAGCCATGAAATTGTGCCTTGAAAAAAGTGGCTTCTCCATTGACAGTGTCAACAAGATTATCATCCATCAGGCTAACGAAAAAATGGATGAAGCCATTGTAAAGCGTTTTTATCAGCTTCATAACCAACCGATGCCGGAAAATATTATGCCGATGGTTATTGAAAAGTTAGGGAACAGCAGTGTTGCCACAATTCCTTCTCTGTTGAAGATGATTTTAAATGGAGAACTTCCTTCCCATCAGATCCGGAGAGATGAGGTTGTTTTATTTGCTTCTGTAGGTGCAGGAATGAATGTTAATGCATTTGTCTATAAGTTCTGA
- a CDS encoding tetratricopeptide repeat-containing sensor histidine kinase, with product MMVIFTGLLCEAQLPLNHKAYHDSLYSVFRTQKNDSAKARTAFQLAHYWAVKRDQKKAEKYLAAGRSCFKDNRFLLGMYYSSVIEVYLDTDPVKTRKALHKADSLLSVFHSSDAYYTLARSWYSEAINAQKVNDEKKALEIIINKVIPLVKKSGKQDSLAMFYSQVGILLMNSDQLENAEEYFSRIIEMKSSLPANSNILVRAYIYSAEAFVYGKKLSQAKSRLDKAWEILAKNPESTDYGDYYKVTGNYFEKTGKHDEAIRYYDKGIEFAKSIEDTYLESDLVRYRLGLLFETKQYDQAKKMLNQVMLSSRYMVDLDNRKEVYGQMAKVSHALGQDTEAYQWQLKYSSLSDSLHVARSDEDIAEIEAKFKNSEKEKTIARLQADKKQSELNSKNHKLTSWILGITVTTLLIGVLFLAYYYKSAKKLAKQKEINHEQHLKEMENQHRLTLVQAMLGAEERERQRIGRDLHDGLGGMLAGIKMNLSQQPQSEYHNLNIVISRLDESVTELRRIARNMMPESLLKIGLETALRDLCELLQNDDTEIEFQAIDIDENIPAATQMHIYRIVQELLSNAVRHGKPSHIILQCSQNHNRFYITAEDDGAGFDTSLIEKSPGIGLSNIKNRIAYLKGTMEIVSAENEGTVINIELDVEAGSQNRVV from the coding sequence ATGATGGTCATTTTTACGGGGCTTTTATGTGAAGCACAGCTGCCTCTTAATCACAAGGCTTACCATGACAGTCTTTATTCAGTATTCCGGACTCAGAAAAATGACAGTGCAAAAGCCAGAACAGCGTTTCAGCTGGCTCATTACTGGGCAGTAAAAAGAGATCAGAAGAAGGCAGAAAAATATCTTGCTGCCGGAAGATCCTGTTTTAAAGATAACCGTTTTCTACTTGGGATGTATTATAGCAGTGTCATTGAAGTATACCTGGATACAGACCCCGTTAAAACCCGTAAAGCTCTTCATAAAGCCGATTCACTGCTTTCTGTATTTCATTCTTCAGATGCTTATTATACGCTGGCAAGATCCTGGTACAGTGAAGCGATCAATGCCCAAAAAGTAAACGATGAGAAGAAAGCCCTGGAAATTATTATCAACAAAGTAATTCCTTTGGTTAAAAAAAGCGGAAAACAAGATTCTCTGGCCATGTTCTATTCACAGGTGGGAATTTTGTTGATGAATTCGGACCAACTGGAGAATGCAGAAGAGTATTTTTCCAGAATCATTGAGATGAAAAGCAGCCTTCCGGCTAACAGCAACATTCTGGTGAGGGCTTATATTTATTCGGCAGAAGCATTTGTGTATGGCAAGAAACTTTCACAAGCCAAATCCAGACTGGATAAAGCCTGGGAAATACTGGCCAAAAATCCGGAATCCACAGATTACGGGGATTATTATAAAGTAACAGGGAACTATTTTGAAAAGACAGGAAAGCATGATGAAGCTATCCGCTATTATGACAAAGGGATAGAATTTGCAAAAAGTATTGAGGATACCTACCTGGAAAGTGATCTTGTGAGATACCGTTTAGGTCTTCTTTTTGAAACCAAACAGTATGATCAGGCTAAGAAAATGCTGAATCAGGTGATGCTTAGCAGCCGGTATATGGTAGATCTGGATAACAGAAAAGAAGTGTATGGACAGATGGCCAAAGTTTCTCATGCATTAGGTCAGGATACTGAAGCCTATCAATGGCAGCTGAAATACAGCTCATTGAGCGACAGCCTGCATGTAGCCCGTTCGGATGAAGATATTGCGGAGATAGAAGCAAAATTTAAAAACTCTGAAAAAGAAAAAACAATAGCCCGGCTTCAGGCTGATAAAAAGCAAAGTGAACTGAACAGTAAAAACCATAAACTAACCAGCTGGATATTAGGAATAACGGTTACCACGCTTCTGATAGGGGTTCTTTTTCTGGCCTATTATTATAAAAGTGCAAAAAAGCTGGCGAAACAGAAAGAAATTAATCATGAACAGCATTTGAAAGAAATGGAAAATCAGCACCGGCTGACTCTTGTTCAGGCGATGCTGGGAGCGGAAGAACGCGAGCGCCAGAGGATAGGGCGTGATCTGCATGATGGCTTGGGAGGAATGCTGGCAGGAATTAAAATGAATCTTTCCCAGCAGCCTCAATCAGAATATCATAACCTGAACATAGTCATCAGCAGACTGGATGAATCAGTAACAGAACTCAGACGTATCGCGAGGAATATGATGCCGGAAAGTCTTTTGAAAATCGGGTTGGAAACTGCCTTGCGCGACCTTTGTGAATTACTGCAAAATGATGATACCGAGATTGAATTCCAGGCTATAGACATAGATGAAAATATTCCGGCTGCCACACAGATGCATATTTATCGTATTGTTCAGGAGCTGCTTTCCAATGCCGTACGTCACGGTAAACCTTCGCATATCATCCTTCAATGCAGCCAGAACCATAACAGGTTTTACATTACGGCAGAAGATGACGGAGCCGGATTTGATACCAGCCTGATCGAAAAAAGTCCGGGAATTGGTCTCAGCAATATAAAAAACAGAATCGCTTATCTCAAAGGAACTATGGAGATTGTATCTGCTGAAAATGAAGGAACGGTCATTAATATCGAGCTTGATGTAGAGGCAGGAAGTCAAAATAGGGTAGTCTGA
- a CDS encoding SDR family oxidoreductase: MKTIFITGASTGLGKAAAQLFQSRGWKIIATMRNPEAAGELAGLENVTVLPLDVTNLEQIRSTVSKAINLGEVDVVFNNAGYGLIGPLEALTDEQILKQLDTNLLGVIRVTQAFIPYFREKKNGVFISTTSIGGLIAFPFGSTYHATKWALEGWSESMAFELDPFGITIKTVSPGGIKTDFAGRSLDSAVSPAYEGMLNSMFSNMEGMMETASSPEQIAEVVYEAATDGKKKLRYVAGEDAKALYAQRLELGDEAFREQLGKQFL, translated from the coding sequence ATGAAAACAATTTTTATAACAGGTGCTTCCACAGGATTAGGAAAAGCAGCAGCACAGTTATTTCAGAGCAGAGGATGGAAAATTATTGCAACAATGAGAAATCCTGAAGCGGCCGGAGAATTAGCCGGATTAGAAAATGTGACGGTTCTCCCGCTGGATGTAACCAATCTGGAGCAGATCCGGTCTACGGTAAGCAAAGCTATAAACCTTGGTGAAGTGGATGTGGTTTTTAATAATGCAGGATATGGTCTTATCGGTCCTTTGGAGGCATTGACAGATGAACAGATTCTGAAACAGCTGGATACCAATCTTTTGGGAGTGATTCGTGTTACACAGGCTTTTATTCCGTATTTCAGAGAGAAAAAGAACGGGGTGTTTATTTCCACAACGTCTATTGGAGGATTGATTGCATTTCCTTTCGGATCCACTTACCATGCTACCAAATGGGCTTTAGAAGGCTGGAGCGAGAGTATGGCTTTTGAACTTGATCCATTCGGAATAACCATCAAAACGGTTTCTCCGGGCGGTATTAAGACAGATTTTGCAGGACGTTCCTTAGACTCAGCAGTAAGTCCTGCTTATGAAGGAATGCTCAATTCCATGTTTTCCAATATGGAAGGCATGATGGAAACAGCTTCTTCACCGGAACAGATTGCAGAAGTGGTATATGAAGCTGCTACAGATGGAAAGAAAAAACTGAGATATGTAGCAGGAGAGGATGCTAAGGCTTTATATGCCCAACGTCTTGAATTGGGAGATGAGGCATTCAGGGAACAGCTGGGAAAACAGTTTCTTTAA
- a CDS encoding DEAD/DEAH box helicase gives MAAYILENTTISTLSVYDLLKHTDSSAFIEIKDFQHIYPLAIENDAGVFTKKTLQDFPSVSVSQVGSSLVSTCSCGNTRNKLCEHQAEIIHSILEVNNFKIFFDSFIRKKQFLSKARVYGLDCEPDLDVYFRLEYLDGKIEVYPRIKEMLPIDEQTFKQHLLPQRSSIIDELALRETGRKKILVIGRHRYYNHLNFSLMEAETTQNGKIKNPVNTVDTTQLIWKAEQPSDIKFYTAVSSFQNNYSEDYTTSELEALSLIVHNPLNLNVYYHDRELSETLSAKSLVPVKLETLQAEIQLNVFKKDPFYEVTGELLFNDVSVPFKNIILRNECFVYSKNTFSFVDNPDMLRVIKFFKANHEILLVHASKYEEFMQTVLSSIEQIIHINYSYIHPATQVQLEEKNYQTERVIYLREQGNYIAITPVMKYGMAEVPVYSKKQLFDTDQNGNPFKVNRNENAEARFTSLVMQQHPEFEEQMDGYEYFYLHRDKFLDDNWFLTAFETWQNEGIVILGFNELKNNKLNPNRAKINIRITSGLDWFNAKLKVSFGEKDAALKQLHRAIRNKSKFVQLDDGTQGILPEEWISRISAYFQAGEIDAELLRIPKINFTEVSSLFEKEVLSEEVQQEITSYSLQFSSVKNIPQIQVPDGLQAILRDYQHDGLNWLSFLDGFNFGGCLADDMGLGKTIQIIAFILAQKEKRGQKTHLVVVPTSLLFNWQEEIGKFAPSLKVLVHYGSDRPKVSDHMADYDIVLTSYGMLLSDIRFLKSFHFSCIFLDESQTIKNPDSERYKAARLLQSRNRFVLTGTPIENNTFDLYSQLSFACPGLLGSKQYFKDIYAIPIDKFEFSKRALELQQKIQPFILRRTKKQVAKELPEKTEMVIYCEMNSEQRKIYDAYERELREFITANDDDDLNKNSMHVLTGLTRLRQICNSPILLKEGYSGEHSVKTEILMEQIESKSKDHKILVFSQFVEMLDLLKTELEDRNISFEYLTGQTKDRGKAVKNFQENEEIRVFLISLKAGGVGLNLTEADYIYLVDPWWNPAAENQAIDRSYRIGQTKNVIAVRLICTNTVEEKILTLQKKKNELAQNLLKTDGAGIQKLSKHDLLEILDSKS, from the coding sequence ATGGCAGCCTATATTCTTGAAAACACCACCATCAGCACACTTTCTGTGTATGATCTTCTGAAACACACTGACAGCAGTGCGTTTATAGAGATCAAGGATTTTCAACATATTTATCCCCTTGCCATTGAAAATGATGCGGGTGTATTTACGAAAAAAACTCTTCAGGATTTCCCTTCTGTCTCTGTCAGTCAGGTTGGAAGTTCGCTAGTCAGCACCTGCAGCTGCGGTAATACCAGAAATAAGCTCTGCGAACATCAGGCAGAAATCATCCATAGTATTTTAGAGGTCAATAATTTTAAGATCTTTTTTGATTCTTTTATCCGAAAAAAACAGTTCCTTTCTAAAGCGAGAGTTTATGGACTGGACTGTGAACCTGATCTTGATGTTTATTTCAGACTTGAATATCTTGACGGAAAAATTGAGGTATATCCCAGAATTAAAGAAATGCTGCCAATAGATGAGCAGACTTTTAAACAGCATCTGCTGCCACAGCGTTCTTCCATTATCGATGAACTTGCTCTCCGGGAAACAGGCCGAAAAAAAATACTGGTCATCGGCAGACACCGTTACTATAATCATCTGAATTTCTCTTTAATGGAGGCTGAGACTACTCAGAACGGAAAGATTAAAAATCCGGTAAATACCGTGGATACCACACAGCTGATCTGGAAAGCAGAACAGCCTTCCGATATTAAGTTTTATACGGCAGTTTCCTCTTTCCAGAACAATTACAGTGAAGATTATACAACCTCTGAACTAGAAGCCCTCAGTCTGATCGTACACAATCCTCTAAACCTGAACGTTTACTATCACGACAGGGAGCTTTCAGAAACTCTATCGGCAAAATCTCTGGTTCCTGTAAAGCTTGAGACACTTCAAGCCGAAATCCAGCTGAATGTCTTTAAAAAAGATCCTTTTTATGAAGTTACAGGAGAACTTCTGTTCAATGATGTGTCTGTACCTTTTAAAAACATAATACTCAGGAATGAATGTTTCGTTTATAGCAAGAATACTTTCAGCTTCGTGGATAATCCGGATATGCTCAGAGTTATTAAATTTTTTAAAGCCAATCATGAGATCCTGCTGGTTCATGCTTCAAAGTACGAGGAATTCATGCAGACTGTTCTTTCTTCCATTGAACAGATCATTCACATCAATTATAGCTATATACACCCAGCAACTCAGGTACAGCTTGAAGAAAAAAATTATCAGACCGAACGGGTTATCTATCTTCGTGAACAGGGGAATTACATTGCCATAACTCCTGTTATGAAGTATGGAATGGCAGAAGTCCCGGTCTATTCAAAAAAACAACTTTTTGATACTGACCAAAACGGAAATCCGTTTAAAGTCAACAGGAATGAAAATGCTGAAGCACGTTTCACTTCACTCGTTATGCAACAGCATCCTGAATTTGAAGAACAGATGGACGGATATGAATATTTTTATCTTCACAGGGATAAATTTCTGGATGACAACTGGTTTCTTACCGCCTTTGAAACCTGGCAGAATGAAGGCATTGTGATATTGGGCTTTAATGAACTAAAAAACAATAAACTTAATCCTAACCGGGCAAAGATCAACATTCGGATCACCAGCGGACTGGATTGGTTCAATGCAAAACTGAAAGTAAGTTTCGGAGAAAAAGATGCAGCCTTAAAACAGCTTCACAGAGCCATCCGGAACAAAAGCAAATTTGTACAGCTTGATGACGGCACACAGGGAATTCTTCCTGAAGAATGGATCAGCCGTATTTCTGCTTATTTTCAGGCAGGAGAGATTGATGCTGAGCTACTCAGAATCCCTAAGATTAATTTTACCGAAGTCTCTTCACTTTTTGAAAAAGAAGTATTAAGTGAAGAAGTGCAGCAGGAAATCACCTCCTATTCACTTCAGTTTTCATCGGTTAAAAATATTCCCCAGATTCAGGTTCCTGATGGACTGCAGGCTATATTAAGAGACTATCAGCATGACGGACTGAACTGGCTGAGCTTCCTGGACGGATTTAATTTCGGAGGATGTCTGGCTGATGATATGGGACTTGGAAAAACAATTCAGATTATTGCTTTTATTCTCGCTCAGAAAGAAAAACGGGGTCAGAAAACCCATCTGGTCGTAGTTCCCACTTCCCTCCTTTTCAACTGGCAGGAAGAGATCGGCAAATTTGCTCCTTCTCTAAAAGTTCTGGTCCATTATGGCTCCGATCGACCAAAAGTTTCAGACCATATGGCTGATTACGACATTGTGCTTACCAGCTATGGAATGCTGCTTTCCGACATTCGTTTTCTGAAGAGTTTTCATTTCAGCTGTATTTTCCTTGATGAATCACAGACGATTAAGAATCCTGACTCTGAACGATATAAAGCAGCCCGTCTTCTGCAATCAAGAAACAGGTTTGTCCTTACCGGAACCCCCATTGAAAACAACACATTTGATCTGTACAGCCAGCTTTCCTTTGCCTGTCCTGGATTATTGGGCAGCAAACAGTATTTCAAAGATATTTATGCTATTCCTATTGACAAATTCGAGTTCAGCAAACGCGCTCTGGAACTTCAGCAGAAAATACAGCCGTTTATCCTCCGCAGAACCAAGAAACAGGTGGCCAAAGAGCTCCCTGAGAAAACAGAAATGGTAATCTATTGTGAAATGAATAGCGAGCAGCGCAAGATTTATGATGCTTATGAAAGAGAACTTCGTGAATTTATTACAGCCAATGACGATGACGATCTGAACAAGAACAGCATGCATGTTCTGACTGGGCTGACCAGACTCCGCCAGATCTGTAATTCACCTATTCTCTTGAAAGAGGGCTATTCCGGTGAACATTCAGTGAAAACAGAAATACTGATGGAACAGATTGAAAGTAAATCAAAAGACCATAAAATCCTTGTATTCTCCCAGTTTGTGGAGATGCTGGATCTTTTGAAAACTGAACTTGAAGACCGGAATATCTCTTTTGAATACCTTACCGGGCAGACTAAGGACCGCGGTAAAGCCGTAAAAAATTTCCAGGAAAATGAAGAGATCCGTGTTTTTCTGATCAGCTTAAAAGCCGGAGGAGTCGGGCTTAATCTTACGGAAGCTGATTATATTTATCTGGTAGATCCGTGGTGGAATCCTGCGGCAGAAAACCAGGCTATTGACAGAAGTTATCGTATCGGGCAGACCAAAAATGTCATTGCTGTCCGGCTGATCTGTACCAATACGGTTGAAGAAAAAATACTGACTCTACAGAAGAAAAAGAATGAACTGGCTCAAAACCTTCTTAAAACAGACGGAGCGGGTATTCAGAAACTATCTAAGCATGATCTGCTGGAAATTTTAGACTCGAAGTCATGA